In one window of Fundidesulfovibrio soli DNA:
- a CDS encoding MucR family transcriptional regulator — protein MDDYLKEALEIVRAQAKVRIMTAQEIVTMVQNLVVGLKAVVQGFTPSSPVEGAPGRPLDAKKAIREKSIICMESGKSMKVITKRHLAKFGLTPDEYRAKWGYTKDMPLVCKELQRARRKKMQDMRLWERRKKAD, from the coding sequence ATGGACGACTATCTCAAAGAAGCCCTTGAAATCGTAAGGGCCCAGGCCAAAGTTCGGATCATGACCGCCCAAGAGATCGTGACGATGGTCCAGAACCTTGTGGTTGGACTCAAGGCAGTGGTGCAGGGCTTCACCCCCTCCTCTCCCGTGGAGGGCGCCCCCGGACGTCCGCTCGACGCAAAAAAAGCCATCCGCGAAAAAAGCATCATCTGCATGGAATCCGGCAAGTCCATGAAGGTCATCACCAAGCGCCACCTGGCAAAATTCGGGCTCACTCCGGACGAGTACCGTGCCAAGTGGGGCTACACCAAGGACATGCCCCTGGTCTGCAAGGAACTCCAGCGCGCACGCCGCAAGAAAATGCAGGACATGCGCCTCTGGGAACGCCGCAAAAAGGCCGACTAA
- a CDS encoding HDOD domain-containing protein, with the protein MSHEIGQRFLLDLPGMRHNLPYSPALLTTLYSQTGQTSVTPLDEIAETLSRDQGLTAKVLTVANSAFYGLQQEVNTVARAIAVLGLAEVRTLVLAVGVKALTDSKDFPKDFPVGPYWEHQLSVAILARMLAPLMGGGDPDNLFTAGVLHDLGKLLTALHRPEDWRAISALAEGGSISYSEAEDEYWGIEHGVVGSMVMGAWNLPADLTEPVNWHHAPMHAPSHRRDALALCVADAMAHIAAETGAVVTCPWREVLCKFNLSDADMLERAKALLIKHDPGVFAAGLAA; encoded by the coding sequence ATGAGCCACGAGATCGGACAGCGGTTCCTGCTGGACCTGCCGGGGATGCGGCACAACCTGCCCTATTCCCCAGCGTTGCTCACCACGCTCTATAGCCAGACGGGCCAGACCTCCGTGACCCCCCTGGACGAGATCGCCGAGACCCTCAGCCGCGACCAGGGCCTCACCGCCAAGGTGCTCACCGTGGCCAACTCGGCCTTCTACGGCCTCCAGCAGGAGGTGAACACCGTGGCCAGGGCCATCGCGGTGCTGGGCCTCGCGGAGGTGCGCACCCTGGTGCTGGCCGTGGGGGTCAAGGCGCTGACCGACTCCAAGGATTTCCCCAAGGACTTTCCTGTCGGCCCCTACTGGGAGCACCAGCTCAGCGTGGCGATCCTGGCGCGCATGCTGGCCCCGCTCATGGGCGGGGGGGACCCCGACAACCTGTTCACGGCGGGCGTGCTGCACGATCTGGGCAAGCTGCTCACGGCCCTGCACCGCCCCGAGGACTGGCGGGCCATCTCGGCCCTGGCCGAGGGCGGCTCCATCTCCTACTCGGAGGCCGAGGACGAATACTGGGGCATCGAGCACGGGGTCGTGGGTTCCATGGTCATGGGGGCCTGGAACCTCCCGGCCGACCTGACCGAGCCGGTCAACTGGCACCACGCGCCCATGCACGCCCCCTCGCACCGGCGCGACGCGCTGGCGCTCTGCGTGGCCGACGCCATGGCCCACATCGCTGCCGAAACGGGGGCGGTGGTCACCTGCCCCTGGCGCGAGGTGCTCTGCAAATTCAATCTGAGCGACGCGGACATGCTGGAAAGGGCCAAGGCCCTGCTCATCAAACACGATCCCGGCGTCTTCGCGGCCGGGCTGGCCGCCTGA
- a CDS encoding YicC/YloC family endoribonuclease, with protein MTKSMTGFGRSITDNPFASVVWEARSVNSRYLDLKWRLPLFLRSHESDLERVVRRYVERGRLEVVCNFQAHRAEALDFSLNKPMAKAMLLSVSELAEEMGQSFAPDYTRLLTISSLWQEGLKDAPAELMEALVAGLEKALEDHAASRQHEGELMAADILRRLDKLAGWHAEIKLQAPRVKEEKFQALRTRLSTVLEKLGVESSEERVLQEVAVLADKLDITEELTRLGCHLDQIRALLGQDGDVGKRLDFLLQEAFREINTCGNKAQNIEISRVVVEFKAELEKCREQVQNIE; from the coding sequence ATGACCAAAAGCATGACCGGCTTCGGCCGCAGCATCACAGACAATCCCTTCGCCAGCGTGGTCTGGGAGGCCCGTTCCGTCAACAGCCGTTACCTGGACCTCAAGTGGAGGCTCCCGCTGTTCCTGCGCTCCCATGAATCCGACCTGGAGCGCGTGGTGCGCCGCTACGTGGAGCGCGGCCGCCTGGAGGTGGTCTGCAATTTCCAGGCGCACCGCGCCGAGGCGCTGGACTTCAGCCTGAACAAACCCATGGCCAAAGCCATGCTGCTCAGTGTGTCCGAACTGGCGGAGGAGATGGGCCAGAGCTTCGCCCCCGACTACACCCGCCTGCTGACCATCTCCTCCCTGTGGCAGGAGGGGCTCAAGGACGCCCCGGCCGAGCTGATGGAAGCTCTCGTGGCGGGGCTCGAGAAGGCCCTGGAGGACCACGCCGCCTCCCGCCAGCACGAAGGCGAGCTCATGGCGGCGGACATCCTGCGCAGGCTGGACAAGCTGGCCGGCTGGCACGCCGAGATCAAGCTGCAGGCCCCCCGCGTGAAGGAGGAGAAGTTCCAGGCCCTGCGCACCAGGCTCTCGACCGTGCTGGAGAAGCTCGGGGTGGAGTCCTCCGAGGAGCGCGTGCTGCAGGAGGTGGCCGTTCTGGCCGACAAGCTGGACATCACCGAGGAGCTCACCCGCCTGGGCTGCCATCTGGACCAAATCCGCGCCCTGCTCGGGCAGGACGGCGACGTGGGCAAGCGGCTGGACTTCCTGCTGCAGGAGGCCTTCCGCGAGATCAACACCTGCGGCAACAAGGCCCAGAACATCGAGATCAGCCGTGTGGTGGTGGAATTCAAGGCCGAACTGGAGAAGTGCCGCGAACAGGTGCAGAACATAGAGTAG
- a CDS encoding DUF370 domain-containing protein, translating to MQKTGLLNIGFGNFVVSSRVVAIVNPASSPMRRLREDAKDTQRLVDATQGRKTRSIIVTDSGHVVLSAIQAETISQRFSQEDEDV from the coding sequence GTGCAGAAAACAGGACTGCTCAACATAGGCTTCGGCAACTTCGTGGTCAGCTCCCGGGTTGTGGCCATCGTGAACCCCGCGTCGTCCCCCATGCGCCGCCTGCGCGAGGACGCCAAGGACACCCAGCGGCTGGTGGACGCCACCCAGGGCCGCAAGACCCGCTCCATCATCGTGACGGATTCCGGCCACGTGGTGCTCTCGGCCATCCAGGCCGAGACCATCTCGCAGCGGTTCAGCCAGGAGGACGAAGATGTCTGA
- a CDS encoding DUF6125 family protein, giving the protein MFEEAPSAHAAPEAAEQRTASPSARLQKFEETPPDTAAPEAPARILESIRLIAAHYGLWFAEAVHQFGLESALQAERAAGDAAVGLALNRLGGGANPFEGWTPESLHQLEESLSKFWLGMDGVWFQAVEGISGMDGAKRVNDTCWARFAPLEAVRIKALLGISAASDPLEALEACLRQRFNSRVNTVLIEREPGALVLRVTSCRVQAARRRKNLPDYPCRSAGVTEYEGFARAVDPRIRTRCLACPPDPLPEDEYCSWRFSLDRSPGTP; this is encoded by the coding sequence ATGTTTGAAGAAGCGCCTTCCGCCCACGCCGCTCCCGAAGCCGCGGAGCAGCGGACCGCGTCCCCGTCCGCAAGGTTGCAGAAGTTTGAGGAGACGCCGCCCGACACTGCCGCGCCCGAGGCCCCGGCCCGCATTCTCGAATCCATCAGGCTCATCGCCGCCCACTATGGGCTCTGGTTCGCCGAGGCCGTGCACCAGTTCGGACTGGAGAGCGCGCTGCAGGCGGAGCGCGCCGCCGGCGACGCCGCCGTGGGGCTCGCCCTGAACCGGCTCGGCGGCGGAGCCAACCCCTTCGAGGGCTGGACCCCGGAGAGCCTCCACCAACTGGAGGAGAGCCTCTCCAAGTTCTGGCTGGGCATGGACGGCGTCTGGTTCCAGGCCGTTGAGGGCATTTCCGGCATGGACGGGGCCAAGCGCGTCAACGATACCTGCTGGGCGCGCTTCGCCCCCCTGGAGGCCGTGCGCATCAAGGCCCTGCTGGGCATATCCGCTGCAAGCGACCCCCTGGAGGCCCTGGAGGCCTGCCTGCGCCAGCGCTTCAACTCCCGCGTGAACACCGTGCTGATCGAACGCGAGCCGGGCGCGCTGGTCCTTCGCGTGACCAGTTGCCGCGTCCAGGCCGCCAGGCGGCGCAAGAACCTGCCGGACTACCCCTGCCGCTCGGCGGGAGTCACGGAATACGAGGGCTTCGCCCGGGCCGTGGACCCGCGCATCAGGACGCGCTGCCTGGCCTGTCCGCCGGACCCCCTGCCCGAAGACGAGTACTGCTCCTGGCGCTTCAGCCTGGATCGATCCCCGGGAACACCATGA
- the gmk gene encoding guanylate kinase has protein sequence MSDPTPSSGRQGLALIVSAPSGAGKSTLIGRLRAEFPGVGYSISCTTRAPRGAERDGVDYHFIDAALFKERIAQGYFAEWAEVHGNYYGTPRQQVLDMLAQGRDVLFDIDVQGAKQLRASLNLGCTVFILPPTRQELARRLTGRGTDSPDVIAKRLANASREIAQAPWFQHLVVNDDLDTAYDELRAVYLAGRCAPELRPGLVEALLEGWEGV, from the coding sequence ATGTCTGATCCCACCCCCTCCAGCGGCAGGCAGGGCCTGGCCCTGATCGTGAGCGCGCCTTCCGGCGCGGGCAAGAGCACGCTCATCGGGCGGCTCAGGGCCGAGTTCCCGGGGGTGGGGTATTCCATCTCCTGCACCACCCGGGCGCCGCGGGGGGCGGAGCGCGACGGGGTGGACTACCACTTCATCGACGCCGCCCTCTTCAAGGAGAGGATCGCCCAGGGCTATTTCGCGGAGTGGGCCGAGGTGCACGGCAACTACTACGGCACCCCGCGCCAGCAGGTGCTCGACATGCTGGCCCAGGGGCGCGACGTGCTCTTCGACATCGACGTGCAGGGCGCCAAGCAGCTGCGCGCCAGCTTGAACCTGGGCTGCACGGTGTTCATCCTGCCGCCCACGCGCCAGGAGCTGGCGCGCAGGCTCACCGGGCGCGGCACAGACTCCCCGGATGTGATCGCCAAACGCCTGGCCAACGCCTCCCGGGAGATAGCCCAGGCCCCATGGTTCCAGCACCTTGTGGTCAATGACGACCTGGACACGGCCTACGACGAGCTGCGGGCCGTCTACCTGGCGGGGCGCTGCGCGCCCGAACTGCGCCCGGGCCTTGTGGAGGCGCTGCTCGAGGGCTGGGAGGGGGTTTAG
- a CDS encoding sigma 54-interacting transcriptional regulator yields the protein MIDKMLAFTRAIFQEMEPEALQKRFLEGLLATQRVERGSLWVRRGERIVCIEAAGDQSEAVLGVAIPADRPSIVGWVIANARMTTSRPGADPRHYAEMEQDLAVKSSLILCFPLILSSGEVYGAVELIDTSERGARLNLDEDYLELLSSLVAVGSVALGQALAFESKSKECHGLKLALERYRALPPIVGNSPAVREALAKTAAYARTDFPVLITGESGTGKELFAQAIHQASERRAKPFLVQNCSCLPDGLLESELFGCRKGAFTGADRDRAGLFEAADGGTVFLDEIGDMPAPLQAKILRVLQSGEVKPLGAATARTVDVRIVSATNRDLAVAIAAGDFREDLFYRLNVLPLHLPPLRERPEDVPALLEYFLKRDSLRLGLPVRRLAPEALAPLAAWPWKGNIREMENLVKYLLTVAEGPVIGVADLPAHFRPEGGAPGASPMQRRASGESAAPLAGRTWEDLERAYALELLEETHWNVSQAAKRAGLNRSTFDSRLKKLGISKS from the coding sequence ATGATCGACAAGATGCTGGCGTTCACGCGCGCCATCTTCCAGGAGATGGAACCCGAGGCGCTGCAGAAACGCTTCCTGGAGGGGCTCCTGGCCACGCAGCGCGTGGAGCGCGGGTCGCTCTGGGTGCGGCGCGGCGAGCGGATCGTCTGCATCGAGGCCGCGGGGGACCAGAGCGAGGCCGTGCTGGGCGTCGCCATCCCGGCCGACAGGCCCAGCATCGTGGGCTGGGTCATCGCCAATGCGCGCATGACCACCTCCCGCCCCGGGGCGGACCCGCGCCACTACGCCGAGATGGAGCAGGACCTGGCCGTGAAGAGCAGCCTGATCCTGTGCTTCCCCCTGATTCTCTCCAGCGGGGAAGTCTACGGCGCGGTGGAGCTCATCGACACTTCCGAGCGCGGAGCCCGGCTCAACCTGGACGAGGACTACCTTGAGCTGCTCTCCTCCCTGGTGGCGGTGGGCTCGGTGGCCCTGGGCCAGGCCCTGGCCTTCGAGTCCAAGAGCAAGGAGTGCCACGGGCTCAAGCTGGCCCTGGAGCGCTACCGGGCGCTGCCCCCCATCGTGGGGAACTCCCCCGCGGTGCGCGAGGCCCTGGCCAAGACGGCCGCTTACGCCAGGACGGACTTCCCCGTGCTCATCACCGGCGAATCAGGCACCGGCAAGGAGCTCTTCGCCCAGGCCATCCACCAGGCCAGCGAGCGGCGCGCGAAGCCCTTCCTGGTGCAGAACTGCTCCTGCCTGCCCGACGGCCTGCTGGAGAGTGAGCTGTTCGGCTGCCGCAAGGGCGCGTTCACAGGCGCTGACCGCGACAGGGCCGGGCTGTTCGAGGCGGCTGACGGCGGCACCGTGTTCCTGGACGAGATAGGCGACATGCCCGCTCCCCTGCAGGCCAAGATTCTGCGGGTGCTCCAGAGCGGGGAGGTCAAGCCTCTGGGCGCGGCCACCGCGCGCACGGTGGACGTGCGCATCGTCTCGGCCACCAACCGCGACCTGGCCGTAGCCATCGCCGCCGGTGACTTCCGGGAGGACCTCTTCTACCGCCTGAACGTCCTGCCCCTGCACCTGCCGCCCTTGCGCGAGCGCCCCGAGGACGTGCCCGCGCTGCTGGAGTACTTCCTCAAGCGTGACAGCCTGCGCCTCGGGCTGCCGGTGCGGCGACTGGCGCCCGAGGCCCTTGCGCCGCTCGCGGCCTGGCCGTGGAAGGGCAACATCAGGGAGATGGAGAACCTGGTGAAATACCTGCTCACCGTGGCCGAGGGGCCGGTGATCGGCGTCGCGGACCTGCCCGCCCACTTCCGGCCGGAAGGCGGCGCGCCGGGCGCGTCCCCCATGCAGCGCCGGGCCTCCGGCGAGTCAGCCGCGCCCCTGGCCGGGCGCACCTGGGAGGATCTGGAGCGCGCCTACGCCCTGGAGCTTCTGGAGGAGACGCACTGGAACGTCTCCCAGGCGGCCAAGCGCGCAGGGCTCAACCGATCCACCTTCGACTCCAGGCTCAAAAAGCTCGGCATCTCCAAGTCCTGA
- a CDS encoding MiaB/RimO family radical SAM methylthiotransferase, which produces MRFFIQTLGCKINQYESQALRESWTSRGWLETASPVQAQVVLVHTCAVTSGAVADSRGAVRRMGREAPDASILVAGCAAQVEPEMFRPLPGVAAVIPQAAKAGLARWPEPCEPAPSRAWPEFSISGFNRSRPVLKVQDGCSHGCTYCIVPRARGGARSRPFDQIAREADALFAAGHREVVLSGINLGQFAREGGGDFWDMLADLERGLAPRWAGRARLRLSSLDPGMLGPKALDVLAGASMTCPHLHLSMQSASDKVLSAMGRAHYGADAVLRFLDALRGVRPVMALGADLLTGFPGEDDAEFRQTLEFMARAGLTYAHVFPFSRRPGTVAAKAPGQLPLQLKKERAAALRAESLRLEEAFARRLLSLPRLEVAMEKADPPGGLCEYYVECRVENIPEGQVPAGLLAVRPLGLGEGGVLRVEPLGEPGEALYDPGEALYDPGESR; this is translated from the coding sequence ATGCGTTTCTTCATTCAGACCCTCGGCTGCAAGATCAACCAGTACGAATCCCAGGCACTGCGCGAATCGTGGACCAGCCGGGGCTGGCTGGAAACGGCCTCCCCCGTTCAGGCGCAGGTGGTGCTGGTGCATACCTGCGCCGTGACTTCGGGCGCGGTGGCCGACAGCAGGGGCGCTGTGCGGCGGATGGGGCGAGAGGCTCCGGATGCCTCCATTCTGGTCGCCGGCTGCGCCGCTCAGGTGGAGCCGGAGATGTTCAGGCCCCTGCCGGGCGTCGCGGCGGTGATCCCCCAGGCCGCCAAAGCGGGCCTGGCCCGCTGGCCCGAGCCCTGCGAACCAGCGCCTTCCCGCGCTTGGCCTGAGTTCTCCATCAGCGGATTCAACCGCTCCAGACCCGTGCTCAAGGTGCAGGACGGTTGCTCGCACGGCTGCACATACTGCATCGTTCCCCGGGCGCGCGGCGGGGCGCGCTCCCGGCCGTTCGACCAGATTGCCCGGGAGGCGGACGCCCTGTTCGCCGCGGGACACCGCGAGGTGGTGCTCTCCGGCATCAACCTCGGGCAGTTCGCCCGGGAGGGCGGAGGCGATTTCTGGGACATGCTCGCGGACCTGGAACGCGGCCTCGCGCCGCGGTGGGCGGGGCGGGCGCGGCTGCGCCTCTCCTCGCTGGACCCGGGGATGCTGGGTCCCAAGGCCCTGGACGTGCTGGCGGGTGCCTCCATGACCTGCCCGCATCTGCACCTCTCCATGCAGAGCGCGTCGGACAAGGTGCTTTCGGCCATGGGCCGCGCCCATTACGGCGCAGACGCGGTTCTGCGCTTCCTGGACGCACTTCGCGGCGTCCGGCCGGTGATGGCCTTGGGGGCAGACCTGCTCACCGGCTTCCCAGGTGAGGACGACGCTGAATTCCGGCAGACCCTGGAGTTCATGGCGCGTGCGGGGCTGACTTACGCCCACGTGTTCCCCTTTTCGCGCAGGCCGGGCACAGTGGCCGCCAAGGCGCCCGGGCAGTTGCCCCTGCAGCTGAAGAAGGAGCGCGCCGCCGCCTTGCGGGCCGAGTCGCTCCGTCTGGAGGAGGCTTTTGCCCGGCGGCTCCTGTCGCTCCCCAGGCTGGAGGTCGCCATGGAGAAGGCCGACCCGCCGGGAGGCCTGTGCGAATATTATGTTGAGTGCCGGGTGGAGAACATCCCGGAGGGGCAGGTCCCGGCTGGGCTGCTGGCCGTGAGGCCGCTGGGCCTGGGGGAGGGAGGCGTCCTGCGGGTCGAGCCGCTTGGCGAGCCAGGCGAGGCTCTTTACGATCCAGGCGAGGCCCTTTACGATCCGGGCGAGTCGCGTTAG
- a CDS encoding EAL domain-containing protein: MFRTHYKIADSASHPPVTLLPLVDLGDGSLKAVDIEFHPPHPAVSCPVELLATAVHSARSVLDQGAFICLTLPAETLTDNHHIFALAAKAQSLGVGAGSICLFFPDQQCRDLGFIGIEGFITLKRHGFLLGIDVCCLGAMPSLYVERLPADVLRLDPLDTLCHENDSEARAALLDFSAYAANLLMLPAARGVRSRPQVSMLRNMGIQIGQGPLFASRLARNPLQADIHEPA; this comes from the coding sequence ATGTTCCGTACACATTACAAAATTGCGGATTCCGCCAGTCACCCCCCTGTCACCCTGCTCCCCCTGGTGGATCTGGGCGACGGGTCGCTCAAGGCCGTGGACATAGAGTTCCATCCGCCGCATCCGGCGGTTTCCTGTCCTGTCGAGCTTCTGGCAACGGCAGTTCATTCAGCCCGCTCCGTTCTGGATCAGGGGGCCTTCATCTGCCTGACGCTGCCCGCCGAAACCCTCACCGACAATCACCATATCTTCGCCCTGGCCGCAAAAGCCCAGTCGCTGGGCGTAGGAGCGGGCAGCATCTGCCTGTTCTTCCCCGACCAGCAATGCCGCGACCTGGGCTTCATCGGCATAGAAGGTTTCATCACCCTGAAGCGGCACGGATTCCTCCTGGGCATCGATGTCTGCTGCCTCGGCGCCATGCCCTCGCTCTACGTGGAGCGACTGCCCGCGGATGTGCTGCGCCTGGACCCCCTGGACACCCTCTGCCACGAGAACGACTCGGAGGCCCGCGCCGCGCTGCTCGACTTCAGCGCCTACGCGGCCAACCTGCTCATGCTCCCAGCCGCGCGGGGCGTGCGCAGCAGGCCCCAGGTCTCCATGCTGCGCAACATGGGGATACAGATCGGGCAGGGCCCCTTGTTCGCGTCGCGCTTGGCCCGGAACCCGCTGCAGGCCGACATCCATGAACCGGCATAA
- a CDS encoding tetratricopeptide repeat protein: MSDSETMENAQQPHSGAPRGREKIKGIFSTQSIQKVGTGTTTRKTIQKTYWFVNEQQDGNLEIQPLNKNYIPSGPKRAISIEDLLAKFAPEPEFYVSTVYPKIQELNRTIQKGERHREKGENFSAELEFDQALTVDEENVRANFGLGLTYLDRGESHKANDIFERLVRLDAAFEAEHKHLFNDFGISLRKNKMLDQALEYYSKAETLAESDENLFYNIARAHFEKDNVEQCIAYLSKALSINPRLKEARLFVKYLVDQGKVSADTPGIAQLLPEESEAT; this comes from the coding sequence ATGAGCGATTCGGAGACGATGGAGAACGCCCAACAGCCGCACAGCGGTGCGCCACGCGGCCGCGAGAAGATCAAAGGCATCTTCTCAACCCAGTCCATCCAGAAGGTCGGCACCGGCACCACAACTCGCAAGACCATCCAGAAGACCTACTGGTTCGTCAACGAGCAGCAGGACGGCAACCTGGAAATTCAGCCGCTGAACAAGAACTACATCCCCTCCGGCCCCAAGCGGGCCATCTCCATCGAGGATCTGCTGGCCAAGTTCGCTCCCGAGCCCGAATTCTACGTCTCCACCGTCTACCCCAAGATCCAGGAACTCAACCGTACCATCCAGAAGGGCGAGCGGCACCGCGAGAAGGGCGAGAATTTCAGCGCCGAGCTGGAGTTCGACCAGGCCCTCACCGTGGACGAGGAGAACGTCCGGGCCAACTTCGGCCTGGGCCTGACCTACCTGGACAGGGGCGAATCCCACAAGGCCAACGACATTTTCGAGCGCTTGGTGCGCCTGGACGCCGCCTTCGAGGCCGAGCACAAGCACCTCTTCAACGATTTCGGCATCAGCCTGCGCAAGAACAAGATGCTGGATCAGGCCCTGGAGTACTACTCCAAGGCCGAGACGCTGGCCGAATCCGACGAGAACCTCTTCTACAACATCGCCCGGGCCCACTTCGAGAAGGACAACGTGGAGCAGTGCATCGCCTACCTGTCCAAGGCGCTGAGCATCAATCCCCGGCTCAAGGAGGCGCGGCTGTTCGTGAAGTACCTGGTGGACCAGGGCAAGGTGTCCGCCGACACACCGGGGATAGCGCAGCTGCTTCCCGAGGAATCCGAAGCCACCTGA
- the recJ gene encoding single-stranded-DNA-specific exonuclease RecJ: protein MLNEWASALSISPRIAELLWHRGQRSMEAMDVFLCPGLRHLMPPSAIPGLTDAAEALAEGLAQGKRLAVWGDYDVDGVTSTALMVDFLRRRGIPAEHYIPVRLEEGYGLSCAGLEKLAASGVGMVLTVDCGISAVDEARRARELGLDLIVTDHHLPGPELPDARAVANPKLGDCPGTDLAGVGVAFFLACALNRLLPGEALDMRQFLDLVATGTLADVVSLTGQNRILVKNGLLLLRDAARPGFFALKEAAGYYAKAPLEATQVTFGLAPRINAAGRLGKADEALALLLAPDIDTARPLAAALDTINTQRRQEEGEISAQALEQAQAQADEPAMVLFSPQWHQGVIGIVASRVVETHYRPALIITDDQGRLKGSGRSIPEVDLYEALSDCSHLLLGFGGHRQAAGMSLAPENLDALRESFRAAVLKQLGPVMPTPTLRLDGEMPFSEVHQALLKELDLLGPFGCGNPEPVFCSPPVDVRNRRVFGANHVLLEVRDPGAGVTLRAKAWRMAEEIGPEVQGKQVRLAFTPRLDTYNGLSSVELRLKDWEGAEAVAVAQPRQLAR, encoded by the coding sequence ATGTTGAACGAGTGGGCTTCGGCCCTGAGCATATCCCCCCGCATCGCCGAACTGCTCTGGCATCGCGGGCAGCGCAGCATGGAGGCCATGGACGTCTTCCTCTGCCCGGGGCTGCGCCACCTCATGCCGCCTTCCGCCATCCCGGGGCTCACTGACGCCGCCGAAGCCCTGGCCGAGGGGCTGGCCCAGGGAAAAAGGCTGGCCGTCTGGGGCGACTACGACGTGGACGGCGTCACCTCCACGGCCCTGATGGTGGATTTCCTGCGCAGGCGCGGCATACCGGCGGAGCATTACATCCCCGTGCGCCTGGAGGAGGGCTACGGCCTCTCCTGCGCGGGGCTCGAGAAGCTGGCCGCCTCCGGCGTGGGCATGGTGCTCACCGTGGACTGCGGCATCAGCGCCGTGGATGAGGCCCGCCGCGCCCGCGAGCTGGGGCTGGACCTCATCGTCACCGACCACCACCTGCCAGGCCCCGAGCTGCCCGACGCCCGCGCCGTGGCCAACCCCAAGCTGGGCGACTGCCCCGGCACCGACCTGGCCGGGGTGGGCGTGGCCTTCTTCCTGGCCTGCGCCCTCAACCGCCTGCTGCCGGGCGAAGCCCTGGACATGCGCCAGTTCCTGGATCTGGTGGCCACGGGCACCCTGGCCGACGTGGTCAGCCTCACCGGCCAGAACCGCATCCTGGTGAAAAACGGCCTGCTGCTGCTGCGCGACGCCGCGCGGCCCGGCTTCTTCGCCCTCAAGGAGGCGGCGGGCTATTACGCCAAGGCCCCGCTGGAGGCCACCCAGGTCACCTTCGGGCTGGCCCCGCGCATCAACGCCGCCGGCAGGCTGGGCAAGGCCGACGAGGCCCTGGCCCTGCTGCTGGCCCCCGACATCGACACCGCCAGGCCCCTGGCCGCGGCGCTGGATACCATCAACACCCAGCGCCGCCAGGAAGAGGGCGAGATCTCCGCCCAGGCCCTGGAGCAGGCCCAGGCCCAGGCCGACGAGCCTGCCATGGTGCTCTTCTCGCCGCAGTGGCACCAGGGCGTCATCGGCATCGTGGCGTCGCGCGTGGTGGAGACCCACTACCGCCCCGCGCTCATCATCACCGATGATCAGGGCAGGCTCAAAGGCTCGGGCCGCTCCATCCCCGAGGTGGACCTCTACGAGGCCCTGTCCGACTGCTCGCATCTGCTGCTGGGCTTCGGCGGGCACCGGCAGGCCGCGGGCATGAGCCTGGCGCCGGAGAACCTGGACGCCCTGCGGGAGAGCTTCCGGGCCGCCGTGCTCAAACAGTTGGGGCCGGTGATGCCCACTCCGACCCTGCGCCTGGATGGCGAGATGCCCTTTTCGGAGGTGCACCAGGCCCTGCTCAAGGAGCTGGACCTGCTGGGCCCCTTCGGCTGCGGCAACCCGGAGCCGGTGTTCTGCTCCCCCCCGGTGGACGTGCGCAACCGGCGCGTGTTCGGGGCCAACCACGTGCTGCTGGAGGTCCGCGACCCTGGGGCGGGGGTGACGCTTCGGGCCAAGGCCTGGCGCATGGCCGAGGAGATCGGGCCGGAGGTGCAGGGCAAGCAGGTGCGCCTGGCCTTCACCCCGCGCCTGGATACCTACAACGGGCTCTCCAGCGTGGAACTGCGCCTGAAGGACTGGGAAGGGGCCGAGGCCGTGGCCGTGGCGCAGCCCAGACAGCTGGCGCGCTAG